One Blattabacterium cuenoti DNA window includes the following coding sequences:
- the lipA gene encoding lipoyl synthase: MIKKKPEWIKVKLPVGKNYKKIQYLTNIYGLNTVCKSAGCPNIGECWGKGVATFMILGNVCTRSCKFCGINTGKPGKLDWEEPKKVAKSIKILKIKHVVLTSVNRDDLKDMGSYIWIKTIKEIRNLNNPITIEALIPDFKGDKNIIKKIVNVKPEVISHNLETVQRLTKKVRVQAKYERSLQVLKYIKDKNNKIRTKTGIMLGLGETKKEIIKTMMDIKKSNVDILTIGQYLKPSLKHYPIHNFIHPYYFKILKKIGLKMGFLYVESGPLVRSSYRADKHVK, encoded by the coding sequence TAGGAAAAAATTATAAAAAAATACAATATTTAACAAATATTTATGGATTAAATACAGTTTGTAAAAGTGCAGGTTGCCCTAATATAGGAGAATGTTGGGGGAAAGGAGTAGCTACTTTTATGATATTAGGAAATGTATGTACAAGATCTTGTAAATTTTGTGGAATAAATACAGGTAAACCAGGAAAATTAGATTGGGAAGAACCAAAAAAGGTAGCAAAATCTATAAAAATATTAAAAATAAAACATGTTGTATTAACTTCTGTAAATAGAGATGATTTAAAAGATATGGGGTCTTATATATGGATTAAAACTATAAAAGAAATAAGAAATTTAAATAATCCAATAACAATAGAAGCTTTAATTCCAGACTTTAAAGGTGATAAAAATATAATTAAAAAAATTGTTAACGTGAAACCTGAAGTGATTTCTCATAATTTAGAAACAGTACAAAGATTAACAAAAAAAGTTCGTGTGCAAGCAAAATATGAAAGAAGCCTTCAAGTTTTGAAATATATAAAAGATAAAAATAATAAAATTAGAACTAAAACTGGTATAATGTTAGGATTAGGTGAAACAAAAAAAGAAATAATAAAAACAATGATGGATATAAAAAAATCTAATGTAGATATATTAACAATAGGACAATATTTAAAACCATCTTTAAAACATTATCCAATACATAATTTTATACATCCATATTATTTTAAAATTTTAAAAAAAATTGGATTAAAAATGGGGTTTTTATATGTAGAAAGTGGTCCATTAGTTAGATCGTCATATCGTGCAGATAAACATGTTAAATAG